In the Candidatus Bathyarchaeota archaeon genome, one interval contains:
- a CDS encoding MoaD/ThiS family protein: protein MIKLTITIKVNLVGVLRELAGKSTVSLKIDSSAIVKDVISELTNSFSSEFKQALIDSELDDPRPNVLVLLNNKEIGVLDGLKTRVRDGDKLVLIPVSHGG, encoded by the coding sequence ATGATAAAGCTGACAATCACAATAAAAGTAAACCTTGTAGGCGTTCTACGAGAACTAGCCGGAAAAAGCACTGTCTCGCTGAAAATTGACAGCTCTGCAATTGTTAAAGATGTTATTTCTGAACTCACAAACTCTTTCTCATCCGAATTTAAACAGGCTTTGATTGATTCAGAACTCGACGACCCTCGACCAAATGTGCTCGTTTTATTGAACAATAAAGAGATAGGTGTGCTGGATGGACTCAAAACTAGAGTTAGAGATGGAGACAAGTTAGTTTTGATTCCGGTCTCCCACGGTGGCTAA
- a CDS encoding metallophosphoesterase: MKKLKADKVIYVSGNHDYRSTGYLLFRRLFPFLQITDIEDIVIVIVSSARPDRDDGEVGHRQNLWLESALAKHQDKLKIVAIHHHIIPVPERVLIKSLS, from the coding sequence ATGAAGAAGTTGAAAGCTGACAAGGTTATTTATGTAAGCGGAAACCACGACTACCGCTCTACGGGATACCTACTTTTCAGACGATTGTTTCCCTTCTTACAAATAACCGATATAGAGGACATCGTTATTGTCATAGTTAGCTCTGCAAGGCCAGACAGAGACGACGGAGAAGTAGGTCACAGACAAAATCTCTGGCTTGAAAGCGCCCTCGCAAAGCATCAAGATAAACTGAAAATAGTGGCAATCCATCATCACATAATTCCTGTTCCAGAACGGGTGCTGATCAAATCACTGTCATAG
- a CDS encoding metallophosphoesterase: protein MLLVQISDTHCGSMFRNKVLQDAIREINAMSPDVVLVTGDLTEDGLMS from the coding sequence ATGTTGCTAGTCCAAATTTCTGATACCCATTGCGGTTCAATGTTTCGAAACAAGGTTTTACAAGATGCTATAAGAGAAATTAACGCCATGTCTCCAGACGTAGTTCTAGTAACTGGAGATTTAACTGAAGACGGATTGATGTCCTAA
- a CDS encoding radical SAM protein, producing MAKCQICSIHSPLISAQLGICLDCIRSNPEKALQISNQIHAETRQAFNLPANPPKTPDGLQCGQCANKCKIAEGRKGYCGLVENQDDKLVRHGGTPEKGILQWYHDLLPTNCVSWWFCPGCTGASYPKYAYKPKAEIGHSNLAVFYGSCSTDCLFCQNWHYRNLARKHKPTISAEQLASKAYEKTSCICFFGGDPSTQMPHALKTSQIALTEALNKNRILRICWETNGRMLPNYAEQAAEFSLKSGGNMKFDIKTWDENLNKVLCGTSNKATLENFQKIGKKYYNQRPELPLLTASTLLIPDYVDIKEVENIAKFIAEVNPQIPYTLLAFFPAYILNDLPTTNRKNANNCYDIARKYLDNVRIGNIHLLS from the coding sequence TTGGCGAAATGCCAAATCTGCAGCATCCACTCACCTCTAATCTCAGCTCAACTAGGCATTTGCCTAGACTGCATCCGTTCAAACCCGGAAAAAGCTCTACAAATTAGCAACCAAATCCACGCCGAAACTAGGCAAGCTTTCAACTTACCCGCAAACCCGCCAAAAACACCCGATGGCCTTCAATGCGGCCAATGCGCCAACAAATGCAAAATAGCCGAAGGCAGAAAGGGATACTGCGGTCTCGTGGAAAACCAAGATGACAAGCTAGTACGCCACGGTGGAACACCCGAAAAAGGCATACTGCAATGGTACCACGACCTGCTACCGACAAATTGCGTCTCATGGTGGTTCTGCCCAGGATGTACAGGCGCAAGCTACCCAAAATACGCCTACAAACCAAAAGCAGAGATAGGCCACTCAAACCTGGCCGTTTTCTACGGCAGCTGCAGCACAGACTGCCTTTTCTGTCAAAACTGGCACTACCGAAACCTAGCCCGAAAACACAAACCAACAATTTCAGCCGAACAGCTGGCATCCAAAGCATATGAAAAAACCTCATGTATCTGCTTCTTTGGAGGCGACCCCTCCACTCAAATGCCCCACGCCCTGAAAACAAGCCAAATAGCCTTAACAGAAGCCTTAAACAAGAACCGAATACTACGCATCTGTTGGGAAACAAACGGTCGAATGCTCCCAAACTACGCAGAACAAGCCGCAGAGTTTTCACTGAAAAGCGGTGGAAACATGAAATTCGACATAAAAACGTGGGATGAAAACCTTAACAAAGTGTTATGTGGAACATCAAACAAAGCAACCCTTGAAAACTTCCAAAAAATAGGCAAAAAATACTACAATCAAAGACCAGAACTCCCCCTTCTAACCGCCAGCACACTTCTAATACCAGACTACGTGGACATAAAAGAAGTGGAAAATATCGCCAAATTCATTGCAGAGGTAAACCCTCAAATCCCCTACACCCTCTTGGCATTCTTTCCAGCATACATACTAAACGATTTGCCAACCACAAACAGAAAAAACGCCAACAACTGCTATGACATTGCAAGAAAATACTTAGACAACGTAAGAATAGGCAACATCCACCTGCTTTCGTAG